A window of the Syntrophothermus lipocalidus DSM 12680 genome harbors these coding sequences:
- a CDS encoding RidA family protein, which translates to MGVEERLKELGLEIPSPPRPIAAYVPGVVVGDLVFTSGQLPTCRGELIYKGKLGVDLDLEKGVACARQSVLNCLGVVKFLVGSLDRVERVVKMTGYIQSAEGFHEQPRVLNGASELLEEVFGEAGQHARAAIGVSSLPLNAPCEIELIVQIKS; encoded by the coding sequence ATGGGAGTCGAGGAACGCTTAAAAGAATTAGGATTGGAGATACCATCGCCTCCCCGGCCTATAGCGGCTTACGTTCCTGGCGTCGTTGTGGGGGATCTGGTTTTCACCTCCGGTCAGCTTCCAACTTGTCGCGGAGAGCTGATATATAAAGGAAAGTTGGGAGTGGACTTAGATCTGGAAAAAGGGGTGGCCTGCGCCCGCCAGTCGGTTTTGAATTGTCTCGGAGTGGTTAAGTTTTTGGTAGGCAGCTTGGACCGTGTGGAAAGGGTAGTGAAAATGACCGGGTACATACAAAGCGCAGAAGGGTTCCACGAACAGCCGCGAGTATTAAACGGTGCTTCCGAACTGCTGGAAGAGGTTTTCGGCGAAGCCGGACAACATGCCCGAGCGGCGATAGGGGTTAGCAGTTTACCTCTCAATGCTCCCTGCGAGATTGAACTAATAGTGCAAATCAAATCATGA
- a CDS encoding sodium:calcium antiporter, translating to MNSGVLLVVSLVIILIGAEIFTNGIEWLGERLNLSEGAVGSILAAVGTALPETLIPIIAILLGGEAEGKEIGIGAILGAPLMLSTLAMFVTGVGVIIFRWRRVHGLKLQVNKDVIRRDLGFFLIVFTAAVLVGALPLRRWQLIIGVFMVFSYLWYVYVTITESKGGRDDGEELRRCYFCFGSEYPLLRTILFQVAVSLCLIILGADGFVTAVRDIAHAYGVPAFVLSLIIAPVATELPEKFNSIIWVSRGKDTLALGNITGAMVFQSSLIPALGIFLTDWRLSVGAMVSALCALLAAAVMYVEVTRKGYLSTGTLLFCGVFYLVFLMGVIQGIIR from the coding sequence GTGAACAGTGGAGTGTTGTTGGTTGTGAGCCTGGTTATTATACTTATCGGAGCCGAGATTTTCACTAATGGCATTGAGTGGTTAGGGGAAAGGCTTAATTTGTCGGAGGGAGCGGTCGGGAGCATCTTGGCTGCTGTCGGTACGGCTTTGCCTGAAACTCTAATCCCGATTATCGCGATCCTGCTGGGAGGCGAAGCTGAAGGGAAGGAAATCGGGATCGGGGCGATTCTCGGGGCTCCGTTGATGCTTTCGACTTTGGCCATGTTCGTTACCGGGGTAGGCGTAATTATCTTCAGGTGGCGGCGCGTGCACGGCCTGAAACTTCAAGTTAACAAGGATGTTATTCGGCGTGACCTCGGCTTTTTCTTAATAGTGTTCACGGCAGCAGTTTTGGTAGGCGCTCTTCCTTTGCGTCGCTGGCAGCTTATTATTGGAGTCTTCATGGTATTTTCCTATTTATGGTACGTTTACGTGACCATAACCGAAAGCAAAGGAGGAAGGGATGACGGGGAAGAACTGCGGCGCTGCTATTTTTGTTTCGGCTCCGAGTACCCCTTGTTAAGGACCATTTTGTTTCAGGTGGCGGTATCGCTCTGTTTAATAATACTGGGGGCAGACGGTTTTGTAACCGCTGTTAGAGATATCGCTCACGCGTATGGGGTACCCGCCTTCGTGCTGTCTCTGATAATTGCTCCGGTTGCCACCGAATTGCCAGAAAAGTTTAACAGCATCATTTGGGTGTCCAGGGGTAAAGACACGTTGGCTTTAGGCAACATTACGGGGGCTATGGTTTTCCAGAGTTCGTTGATACCGGCTTTGGGCATTTTTTTGACTGATTGGAGGCTCAGCGTCGGGGCTATGGTCAGCGCTCTCTGTGCTCTTTTGGCCGCAGCCGTGATGTACGTCGAGGTCACCCGAAAGGGTTACCTTAGTACTGGGACCTTGCTTTTCTGCGGAGTGTTTTATCTTGTCTTCTTGATGGGCGTTATTCAGGGTATCATACGATAG